The following are from one region of the Silene latifolia isolate original U9 population chromosome 9, ASM4854445v1, whole genome shotgun sequence genome:
- the LOC141601503 gene encoding uncharacterized protein LOC141601503, with protein MGNLLLRIYLYYGIEYQILLPVVSLFVVIGDFNQVELHFDKLGGSTTIRGQDDFLAWKLNNNLIDVPFFGPRFTWSNCQRISDCIMERLDRAYATQYWFQLFPSASVLHLPILISDHPPIILSFFPSAKPSKRPYRVDNWCLTIPEVMDLVILAWNTPVTGSSIYVLSRKLAAVRYAILTWVIKHRITNRINWSYVEYELDTSLGSITDCQMASAYHDLRSEQLQMITKQHDYCLQCIEAEILRYFKDLLGTHKSQASISPYDNYDHFLNPLDLPSLTPVDCSLMTSPLMEGDVFRELHGMDGSKSPGPDGITPRFFQVFWPQVGHLVTSAILRFLNTGVTLNEWNITHIVLLPKVDRPELVSQYRPISLCNVIYRLASKCLANLIKQVITSLISDTQEAFVPGRLMSDSSIIAHEIMHYVNKTKKGYNCYAVLKLDMHKAFDRFSWHFLMAVMPQMWFPLAWCSLI; from the exons ATGGGGAACCTACTTTTGCGTATTTATTTGTATTATGGGATAGAATATCAGATATTACTTCCGGTTGTTTCCCTTTTTGTAGTCATTGGTGATTTTAACCAAGTAGAGTTACACTTTGACAAGCTTGGTGGCTCCACCACTATCCGCGGACAAGATGATTTTCTCGCTTGGAAACTCAACAACAACCTGATTGACGTACCTTTCTTCGGCCCTCGTTTCACTTGGTCCAATTGCCAAAGGATTTCCGACTGCATCATGGAACGTCTTGATCGCGCGTACGCTACACAATATTGGTTTCAGCTTTTTCCTTCTGCCTCTGTTCTCCATCTACCTATTCTTATTTCTGATCATCCACCAATTATCTTAAGCTTCTTTCCATCAGCAAAACCTTCCAAGCGACCATATCGAGTTGATAACTGGTGCCTCACAATACCTGAAGTGATGGATTTGGTTATACTTGCTTGGAATACTCCTGTGACAGGTTCATCCATATATGTGTTATCTCGTAAGCTGGCTGCAGTACGATATGCTATCCTTACTTGGGTTATCAAGCACCGTATTACAAATAGGATCAATTGGTCATATGTCGAATATGAGTTGGATACATCTTTGGGTTCTATCACTGATTGTCAAATGGCCTCTGCATATCATGATTTACGAAGTGAACAATTGCAAATGATCACCAAACAACATGACTATTGCCTTCAATGC ATTGAAGCGGAAATCCTTCGGTATTTCAAAGATCTTTTAGGCACTCACAAATCTCAAGCTTCTATTTCCCCGTATGATAATTATGACCATTTTCTGAATCCGCTTGACCTCCCATCGCTCACTCCTGTTGATTGCTCCCTTATGACTTCCCCTTTAATGGAAGGAGACGTTTTTCGGGAACTTCATGGTATGGACGGCTCCAAATCACCAGGTCCGGATGGTATAACTCCTCGGTTTTTCCAAGTCTTTTGGCCTCAGGTTGGACATTTAGTTACTTCGGCTATTCTGCGTTTTCTAAATACTGGAGTTACGTTGAACGAATGGAATATTACCCATATTGTTCTTCTTCCGAAAGTTGATCGGCCTGAGCTTGTCTCCCAGTATAGGCCCATCAGCCTATGCAACGTTATTTACCGGCTAGCTTCAAAGTGCCTTGCTAATCTTATCAAACAGGTTATAACATCTCTAATTTCAGATACGCAAGAGGCATTTGTTCCAGGAAGATTAATGTCGGACAGTTCTATCATTGCACACGAGATTATGCACTACGTTAATAAAACTAAAAAAGGTTATAATTGTTATGCGGTTCTCAAACTTGATATGCATAAGGCTTTTGATCGGTTTTCATGGCATTTTCTTATGGCAGTAATGCCTCAAATGTGGTTCCCTTTAGCTTGGTGCAGTCTCATCTGA
- the LOC141601504 gene encoding uncharacterized protein LOC141601504: MGLKISRYAPPISHLFYADDALLYCKASPESFVVLRDLFKKFEFASGQMINFNKSFIKFSPNAPLDFKSHLTSILKMQTSSSFGTYLGVPIEIPQKRSEVFHPFIDKLTPRIASWSSLHLSQPCKLLIISAILLASLNHLMVAIPFPLGICRKIDSLIAAFWWRHDWKRHFVHLLKCEVLQAPKDSGPLRIKNTHLLSQASLIKSYWRLQTL, translated from the coding sequence ATGGGGCTTAAAATATCAAGATACGCCCCACCTATTTCGCACTTGTTCTACGCGGATGACGCACTCCTTTATTGTAAAGCCTCCCCTGAATCCTTTGTAGTTTTAAGGGATTTGTTCAagaaatttgaatttgcttcggGGCAAATGATTAATTTCAACAAGTCATTTATCAAGTTCAGCCCAAATGCACCTTTGGATTTTAAATCGCATCTAACATCTATCCTTAAGATGCAAACGTCTTCCTCGTTTGGTACCTATTTAGGCGTTCCGATTGAAATTCCGCAGAAGCGGTCTGAGGTTTTTCATCCATTTATCGACAAATTGACGCCTCGTATTGCATCGTGGTCATCTCTTCATCTTAGCCAACCGTGTAAGCTTCTTATCATTTCGGCTATTTTGCTTGCCTCCCTTAATCACTTAATGGTGGCTATTCCTTTTCCTCTTGGAATTTGCCGCAAAATTGATTCCCTAATTGCTGCTTTTTGGTGGCGACATGACTGGAAGCGACATTTCGTCCATTTGCTCAAGTGTGAGGTTCTGCAGGCACCAAAGGACAGTGGGCCTCTTAGAATTAAAAACACTCACCTCTTGAGTCAAGCCTCGCTCATTAAAAGTTACTGGCGTTTACAgactctgtaa